The Symphalangus syndactylus isolate Jambi chromosome 11, NHGRI_mSymSyn1-v2.1_pri, whole genome shotgun sequence genome contains a region encoding:
- the NDRG4 gene encoding protein NDRG4 isoform X17 has product MAGLQELRFPEEKPLLRGQDATELESSDAFLLAADTDWKEHDIETPYGLLHVVIRGSPKGNRPAILTYHDVGLNHKLCFNTFFNFEDMQEITKHFVVCHVDAPGQQVGASQFPQGYQFPSMEQLAAMLPSVVQHFGFKYVIGIGVGAGAYVLAKFALIFPDLVEGLVLVNIDPNGKGWIDWAATKLSGLTSTLPDTVLSHLFSQEELVNNTELVQSYRQQIGNVVNQANLQLFWNMYNSRRDLDINRPGTVPNAKTLRCPVMLVVGDNAPAEDGVVECNSKLDPITTTFLKMADSGGLPQVTQPGKLTEAFKYFLQGMGYMPSASMTRLARSRTASLTSASSVDGSRPQACTHSESSEGLGQVNHTMEVSC; this is encoded by the exons GAGAGCTCCGATGCCTTCCTCTTGGCTGCAGACACAGACTGGAAG GAACATGACATCGAGACACCCTACGGCCTTCTGCACGTAGTGATCCGGGGCTCCCCCAAGGGGAACCGCCCAGCCATCCTCACCTACCATGATGTGGGCCTCAACC ACAAACTATGCTTCAACACCTTCTTCAACTTCGAGGACATGCAGGAGATCACCAAGCACTTTGTGGTGTGTCACGTGGATGCCCCTGGACAACAGGTGGGGGCGTCGCAGTTTCCTCAGGG GTACCAGTTCCCCTCCATGGAGCAGCTGGCTGCCATGCTCCCCAGCGTGGTGCAGCATTTCGG GTTCAAGTATGTGATTGGCATCGGAGTGGGCGCCGGAGCCTATGTGCTGGCCAAGTTTGCA CTCATCTTCCCCGACCTGGTGGAGGGGCTGGTGCTGGTGAACATTGACCCCAATGGCAAAGGCTGGATAGACTGGGCTGCCACCAAG CTCTCCGGCCTAACTAGCACTTTACCCGACACGGTGCTCTCCCACCTCTTCAGCCAG GAGGAGCTGGTGAACAACACAGAGTTGGTGCAGAGCTACCGGCAGCAGATTGGGAATGTGGTGAACCAGGCCAACCTGCAGCTCTTCTGGAACATGTACAACAG CCGCAGAGACCTGGACATTAACCGGCCTGGAACGGTGCCCAATGCCAAGACGCTCCG CTGCCCCGTGATGCTGGTGGTTGGGGATAATGCACCCGCTGAGGACGGGGTG GTGGAGTGCAACTCCAAACTGGACCCGATCACCACGACCTTCCTGAAG ATGGCAGACTCTGGAGggctgccccaggtcacacag CCAGGGAAGCTGACCGAAGCCTTCAAATACTTCCTGCAAGGCATGGGCTACA TGCCCTCGGCCAGCATGACCCGCCTGGCGCGCTCCCGCACTGCGTCCCTCACCAGTGCCAGCTCGGTGGATGGCAGCCGCCCACAGGCCTGCACCCACTCGGAGAGCAGCGAGGGGCTGGGCCAGGTCAACCACACCATGGAGGTGTCCTGTTGA
- the NDRG4 gene encoding protein NDRG4 isoform X21 has translation MPECWDGRSQEQRLPRVSSTVSPLQEHDIETPYGLLHVVIRGSPKGNRPAILTYHDVGLNHKLCFNTFFNFEDMQEITKHFVVCHVDAPGQQVGASQFPQGYQFPSMEQLAAMLPSVVQHFGFKYVIGIGVGAGAYVLAKFALIFPDLVEGLVLVNIDPNGKGWIDWAATKLSGLTSTLPDTVLSHLFSQEELVNNTELVQSYRQQIGNVVNQANLQLFWNMYNSRRDLDINRPGTVPNAKTLRCPVMLVVGDNAPAEDGVVECNSKLDPITTTFLKMADSGGLPQVTQPGKLTEAFKYFLQGMGYMPSASMTRLARSRTASLTSASSVDGSRPQACTHSESSEGLGQVNHTMEVSC, from the exons ATGCCGGAGTGCTGGGATGGG AGGAGCCAAGAGCAGAGGCTGCCCAGAGTGTCCAGCACGGTCTCTCCCCTTCAGGAACATGACATCGAGACACCCTACGGCCTTCTGCACGTAGTGATCCGGGGCTCCCCCAAGGGGAACCGCCCAGCCATCCTCACCTACCATGATGTGGGCCTCAACC ACAAACTATGCTTCAACACCTTCTTCAACTTCGAGGACATGCAGGAGATCACCAAGCACTTTGTGGTGTGTCACGTGGATGCCCCTGGACAACAGGTGGGGGCGTCGCAGTTTCCTCAGGG GTACCAGTTCCCCTCCATGGAGCAGCTGGCTGCCATGCTCCCCAGCGTGGTGCAGCATTTCGG GTTCAAGTATGTGATTGGCATCGGAGTGGGCGCCGGAGCCTATGTGCTGGCCAAGTTTGCA CTCATCTTCCCCGACCTGGTGGAGGGGCTGGTGCTGGTGAACATTGACCCCAATGGCAAAGGCTGGATAGACTGGGCTGCCACCAAG CTCTCCGGCCTAACTAGCACTTTACCCGACACGGTGCTCTCCCACCTCTTCAGCCAG GAGGAGCTGGTGAACAACACAGAGTTGGTGCAGAGCTACCGGCAGCAGATTGGGAATGTGGTGAACCAGGCCAACCTGCAGCTCTTCTGGAACATGTACAACAG CCGCAGAGACCTGGACATTAACCGGCCTGGAACGGTGCCCAATGCCAAGACGCTCCG CTGCCCCGTGATGCTGGTGGTTGGGGATAATGCACCCGCTGAGGACGGGGTG GTGGAGTGCAACTCCAAACTGGACCCGATCACCACGACCTTCCTGAAG ATGGCAGACTCTGGAGggctgccccaggtcacacag CCAGGGAAGCTGACCGAAGCCTTCAAATACTTCCTGCAAGGCATGGGCTACA TGCCCTCGGCCAGCATGACCCGCCTGGCGCGCTCCCGCACTGCGTCCCTCACCAGTGCCAGCTCGGTGGATGGCAGCCGCCCACAGGCCTGCACCCACTCGGAGAGCAGCGAGGGGCTGGGCCAGGTCAACCACACCATGGAGGTGTCCTGTTGA
- the NDRG4 gene encoding protein NDRG4 isoform X20, which translates to MAGLQELRFPEEKPLLRGQDATELEHDIETPYGLLHVVIRGSPKGNRPAILTYHDVGLNHKLCFNTFFNFEDMQEITKHFVVCHVDAPGQQVGASQFPQGYQFPSMEQLAAMLPSVVQHFGFKYVIGIGVGAGAYVLAKFALIFPDLVEGLVLVNIDPNGKGWIDWAATKLSGLTSTLPDTVLSHLFSQEELVNNTELVQSYRQQIGNVVNQANLQLFWNMYNSRRDLDINRPGTVPNAKTLRCPVMLVVGDNAPAEDGVVECNSKLDPITTTFLKMADSGGLPQVTQPGKLTEAFKYFLQGMGYIAYLKDRRLSGGAVPSASMTRLARSRTASLTSASSVDGSRPQACTHSESSEGLGQVNHTMEVSC; encoded by the exons GAACATGACATCGAGACACCCTACGGCCTTCTGCACGTAGTGATCCGGGGCTCCCCCAAGGGGAACCGCCCAGCCATCCTCACCTACCATGATGTGGGCCTCAACC ACAAACTATGCTTCAACACCTTCTTCAACTTCGAGGACATGCAGGAGATCACCAAGCACTTTGTGGTGTGTCACGTGGATGCCCCTGGACAACAGGTGGGGGCGTCGCAGTTTCCTCAGGG GTACCAGTTCCCCTCCATGGAGCAGCTGGCTGCCATGCTCCCCAGCGTGGTGCAGCATTTCGG GTTCAAGTATGTGATTGGCATCGGAGTGGGCGCCGGAGCCTATGTGCTGGCCAAGTTTGCA CTCATCTTCCCCGACCTGGTGGAGGGGCTGGTGCTGGTGAACATTGACCCCAATGGCAAAGGCTGGATAGACTGGGCTGCCACCAAG CTCTCCGGCCTAACTAGCACTTTACCCGACACGGTGCTCTCCCACCTCTTCAGCCAG GAGGAGCTGGTGAACAACACAGAGTTGGTGCAGAGCTACCGGCAGCAGATTGGGAATGTGGTGAACCAGGCCAACCTGCAGCTCTTCTGGAACATGTACAACAG CCGCAGAGACCTGGACATTAACCGGCCTGGAACGGTGCCCAATGCCAAGACGCTCCG CTGCCCCGTGATGCTGGTGGTTGGGGATAATGCACCCGCTGAGGACGGGGTG GTGGAGTGCAACTCCAAACTGGACCCGATCACCACGACCTTCCTGAAG ATGGCAGACTCTGGAGggctgccccaggtcacacag CCAGGGAAGCTGACCGAAGCCTTCAAATACTTCCTGCAAGGCATGGGCTACA TTGCGTACTTGAAGGACCGAAGGCTGAGTGGAGGAGCAG TGCCCTCGGCCAGCATGACCCGCCTGGCGCGCTCCCGCACTGCGTCCCTCACCAGTGCCAGCTCGGTGGATGGCAGCCGCCCACAGGCCTGCACCCACTCGGAGAGCAGCGAGGGGCTGGGCCAGGTCAACCACACCATGGAGGTGTCCTGTTGA
- the NDRG4 gene encoding protein NDRG4 isoform X12 produces the protein MAGLQELRFPEEKPLLRGQDATELESSDAFLLAADTDWKRSQEQRLPRVSSTVSPLQEHDIETPYGLLHVVIRGSPKGNRPAILTYHDVGLNHKLCFNTFFNFEDMQEITKHFVVCHVDAPGQQVGASQFPQGYQFPSMEQLAAMLPSVVQHFGFKYVIGIGVGAGAYVLAKFALIFPDLVEGLVLVNIDPNGKGWIDWAATKLSGLTSTLPDTVLSHLFSQEELVNNTELVQSYRQQIGNVVNQANLQLFWNMYNSRRDLDINRPGTVPNAKTLRCPVMLVVGDNAPAEDGVVECNSKLDPITTTFLKMADSGGLPQVTQPGKLTEAFKYFLQGMGYMPSASMTRLARSRTASLTSASSVDGSRPQACTHSESSEGLGQVNHTMEVSC, from the exons GAGAGCTCCGATGCCTTCCTCTTGGCTGCAGACACAGACTGGAAG AGGAGCCAAGAGCAGAGGCTGCCCAGAGTGTCCAGCACGGTCTCTCCCCTTCAGGAACATGACATCGAGACACCCTACGGCCTTCTGCACGTAGTGATCCGGGGCTCCCCCAAGGGGAACCGCCCAGCCATCCTCACCTACCATGATGTGGGCCTCAACC ACAAACTATGCTTCAACACCTTCTTCAACTTCGAGGACATGCAGGAGATCACCAAGCACTTTGTGGTGTGTCACGTGGATGCCCCTGGACAACAGGTGGGGGCGTCGCAGTTTCCTCAGGG GTACCAGTTCCCCTCCATGGAGCAGCTGGCTGCCATGCTCCCCAGCGTGGTGCAGCATTTCGG GTTCAAGTATGTGATTGGCATCGGAGTGGGCGCCGGAGCCTATGTGCTGGCCAAGTTTGCA CTCATCTTCCCCGACCTGGTGGAGGGGCTGGTGCTGGTGAACATTGACCCCAATGGCAAAGGCTGGATAGACTGGGCTGCCACCAAG CTCTCCGGCCTAACTAGCACTTTACCCGACACGGTGCTCTCCCACCTCTTCAGCCAG GAGGAGCTGGTGAACAACACAGAGTTGGTGCAGAGCTACCGGCAGCAGATTGGGAATGTGGTGAACCAGGCCAACCTGCAGCTCTTCTGGAACATGTACAACAG CCGCAGAGACCTGGACATTAACCGGCCTGGAACGGTGCCCAATGCCAAGACGCTCCG CTGCCCCGTGATGCTGGTGGTTGGGGATAATGCACCCGCTGAGGACGGGGTG GTGGAGTGCAACTCCAAACTGGACCCGATCACCACGACCTTCCTGAAG ATGGCAGACTCTGGAGggctgccccaggtcacacag CCAGGGAAGCTGACCGAAGCCTTCAAATACTTCCTGCAAGGCATGGGCTACA TGCCCTCGGCCAGCATGACCCGCCTGGCGCGCTCCCGCACTGCGTCCCTCACCAGTGCCAGCTCGGTGGATGGCAGCCGCCCACAGGCCTGCACCCACTCGGAGAGCAGCGAGGGGCTGGGCCAGGTCAACCACACCATGGAGGTGTCCTGTTGA
- the NDRG4 gene encoding protein NDRG4 isoform X18: MPECWDGRSQEQRLPRVSSTVSPLQEHDIETPYGLLHVVIRGSPKGNRPAILTYHDVGLNHKLCFNTFFNFEDMQEITKHFVVCHVDAPGQQVGASQFPQGYQFPSMEQLAAMLPSVVQHFGFKYVIGIGVGAGAYVLAKFALIFPDLVEGLVLVNIDPNGKGWIDWAATKLSGLTSTLPDTVLSHLFSQEELVNNTELVQSYRQQIGNVVNQANLQLFWNMYNSRRDLDINRPGTVPNAKTLRCPVMLVVGDNAPAEDGVVECNSKLDPITTTFLKMADSGGLPQVTQPGKLTEAFKYFLQGMGYIAYLKDRRLSGGAVPSASMTRLARSRTASLTSASSVDGSRPQACTHSESSEGLGQVNHTMEVSC; the protein is encoded by the exons ATGCCGGAGTGCTGGGATGGG AGGAGCCAAGAGCAGAGGCTGCCCAGAGTGTCCAGCACGGTCTCTCCCCTTCAGGAACATGACATCGAGACACCCTACGGCCTTCTGCACGTAGTGATCCGGGGCTCCCCCAAGGGGAACCGCCCAGCCATCCTCACCTACCATGATGTGGGCCTCAACC ACAAACTATGCTTCAACACCTTCTTCAACTTCGAGGACATGCAGGAGATCACCAAGCACTTTGTGGTGTGTCACGTGGATGCCCCTGGACAACAGGTGGGGGCGTCGCAGTTTCCTCAGGG GTACCAGTTCCCCTCCATGGAGCAGCTGGCTGCCATGCTCCCCAGCGTGGTGCAGCATTTCGG GTTCAAGTATGTGATTGGCATCGGAGTGGGCGCCGGAGCCTATGTGCTGGCCAAGTTTGCA CTCATCTTCCCCGACCTGGTGGAGGGGCTGGTGCTGGTGAACATTGACCCCAATGGCAAAGGCTGGATAGACTGGGCTGCCACCAAG CTCTCCGGCCTAACTAGCACTTTACCCGACACGGTGCTCTCCCACCTCTTCAGCCAG GAGGAGCTGGTGAACAACACAGAGTTGGTGCAGAGCTACCGGCAGCAGATTGGGAATGTGGTGAACCAGGCCAACCTGCAGCTCTTCTGGAACATGTACAACAG CCGCAGAGACCTGGACATTAACCGGCCTGGAACGGTGCCCAATGCCAAGACGCTCCG CTGCCCCGTGATGCTGGTGGTTGGGGATAATGCACCCGCTGAGGACGGGGTG GTGGAGTGCAACTCCAAACTGGACCCGATCACCACGACCTTCCTGAAG ATGGCAGACTCTGGAGggctgccccaggtcacacag CCAGGGAAGCTGACCGAAGCCTTCAAATACTTCCTGCAAGGCATGGGCTACA TTGCGTACTTGAAGGACCGAAGGCTGAGTGGAGGAGCAG TGCCCTCGGCCAGCATGACCCGCCTGGCGCGCTCCCGCACTGCGTCCCTCACCAGTGCCAGCTCGGTGGATGGCAGCCGCCCACAGGCCTGCACCCACTCGGAGAGCAGCGAGGGGCTGGGCCAGGTCAACCACACCATGGAGGTGTCCTGTTGA
- the NDRG4 gene encoding protein NDRG4 isoform X22 → MPECWDGEHDIETPYGLLHVVIRGSPKGNRPAILTYHDVGLNHKLCFNTFFNFEDMQEITKHFVVCHVDAPGQQVGASQFPQGYQFPSMEQLAAMLPSVVQHFGFKYVIGIGVGAGAYVLAKFALIFPDLVEGLVLVNIDPNGKGWIDWAATKLSGLTSTLPDTVLSHLFSQEELVNNTELVQSYRQQIGNVVNQANLQLFWNMYNSRRDLDINRPGTVPNAKTLRCPVMLVVGDNAPAEDGVVECNSKLDPITTTFLKMADSGGLPQVTQPGKLTEAFKYFLQGMGYIAYLKDRRLSGGAVPSASMTRLARSRTASLTSASSVDGSRPQACTHSESSEGLGQVNHTMEVSC, encoded by the exons ATGCCGGAGTGCTGGGATGGG GAACATGACATCGAGACACCCTACGGCCTTCTGCACGTAGTGATCCGGGGCTCCCCCAAGGGGAACCGCCCAGCCATCCTCACCTACCATGATGTGGGCCTCAACC ACAAACTATGCTTCAACACCTTCTTCAACTTCGAGGACATGCAGGAGATCACCAAGCACTTTGTGGTGTGTCACGTGGATGCCCCTGGACAACAGGTGGGGGCGTCGCAGTTTCCTCAGGG GTACCAGTTCCCCTCCATGGAGCAGCTGGCTGCCATGCTCCCCAGCGTGGTGCAGCATTTCGG GTTCAAGTATGTGATTGGCATCGGAGTGGGCGCCGGAGCCTATGTGCTGGCCAAGTTTGCA CTCATCTTCCCCGACCTGGTGGAGGGGCTGGTGCTGGTGAACATTGACCCCAATGGCAAAGGCTGGATAGACTGGGCTGCCACCAAG CTCTCCGGCCTAACTAGCACTTTACCCGACACGGTGCTCTCCCACCTCTTCAGCCAG GAGGAGCTGGTGAACAACACAGAGTTGGTGCAGAGCTACCGGCAGCAGATTGGGAATGTGGTGAACCAGGCCAACCTGCAGCTCTTCTGGAACATGTACAACAG CCGCAGAGACCTGGACATTAACCGGCCTGGAACGGTGCCCAATGCCAAGACGCTCCG CTGCCCCGTGATGCTGGTGGTTGGGGATAATGCACCCGCTGAGGACGGGGTG GTGGAGTGCAACTCCAAACTGGACCCGATCACCACGACCTTCCTGAAG ATGGCAGACTCTGGAGggctgccccaggtcacacag CCAGGGAAGCTGACCGAAGCCTTCAAATACTTCCTGCAAGGCATGGGCTACA TTGCGTACTTGAAGGACCGAAGGCTGAGTGGAGGAGCAG TGCCCTCGGCCAGCATGACCCGCCTGGCGCGCTCCCGCACTGCGTCCCTCACCAGTGCCAGCTCGGTGGATGGCAGCCGCCCACAGGCCTGCACCCACTCGGAGAGCAGCGAGGGGCTGGGCCAGGTCAACCACACCATGGAGGTGTCCTGTTGA
- the NDRG4 gene encoding protein NDRG4 isoform X15 yields the protein MAGLQELRFPEEKPLLRGQDATELESSDAFLLAADTDWKEHDIETPYGLLHVVIRGSPKGNRPAILTYHDVGLNHKLCFNTFFNFEDMQEITKHFVVCHVDAPGQQVGASQFPQGYQFPSMEQLAAMLPSVVQHFGFKYVIGIGVGAGAYVLAKFALIFPDLVEGLVLVNIDPNGKGWIDWAATKLSGLTSTLPDTVLSHLFSQEELVNNTELVQSYRQQIGNVVNQANLQLFWNMYNSRRDLDINRPGTVPNAKTLRCPVMLVVGDNAPAEDGVVECNSKLDPITTTFLKMADSGGLPQVTQPGKLTEAFKYFLQGMGYIAYLKDRRLSGGAVPSASMTRLARSRTASLTSASSVDGSRPQACTHSESSEGLGQVNHTMEVSC from the exons GAGAGCTCCGATGCCTTCCTCTTGGCTGCAGACACAGACTGGAAG GAACATGACATCGAGACACCCTACGGCCTTCTGCACGTAGTGATCCGGGGCTCCCCCAAGGGGAACCGCCCAGCCATCCTCACCTACCATGATGTGGGCCTCAACC ACAAACTATGCTTCAACACCTTCTTCAACTTCGAGGACATGCAGGAGATCACCAAGCACTTTGTGGTGTGTCACGTGGATGCCCCTGGACAACAGGTGGGGGCGTCGCAGTTTCCTCAGGG GTACCAGTTCCCCTCCATGGAGCAGCTGGCTGCCATGCTCCCCAGCGTGGTGCAGCATTTCGG GTTCAAGTATGTGATTGGCATCGGAGTGGGCGCCGGAGCCTATGTGCTGGCCAAGTTTGCA CTCATCTTCCCCGACCTGGTGGAGGGGCTGGTGCTGGTGAACATTGACCCCAATGGCAAAGGCTGGATAGACTGGGCTGCCACCAAG CTCTCCGGCCTAACTAGCACTTTACCCGACACGGTGCTCTCCCACCTCTTCAGCCAG GAGGAGCTGGTGAACAACACAGAGTTGGTGCAGAGCTACCGGCAGCAGATTGGGAATGTGGTGAACCAGGCCAACCTGCAGCTCTTCTGGAACATGTACAACAG CCGCAGAGACCTGGACATTAACCGGCCTGGAACGGTGCCCAATGCCAAGACGCTCCG CTGCCCCGTGATGCTGGTGGTTGGGGATAATGCACCCGCTGAGGACGGGGTG GTGGAGTGCAACTCCAAACTGGACCCGATCACCACGACCTTCCTGAAG ATGGCAGACTCTGGAGggctgccccaggtcacacag CCAGGGAAGCTGACCGAAGCCTTCAAATACTTCCTGCAAGGCATGGGCTACA TTGCGTACTTGAAGGACCGAAGGCTGAGTGGAGGAGCAG TGCCCTCGGCCAGCATGACCCGCCTGGCGCGCTCCCGCACTGCGTCCCTCACCAGTGCCAGCTCGGTGGATGGCAGCCGCCCACAGGCCTGCACCCACTCGGAGAGCAGCGAGGGGCTGGGCCAGGTCAACCACACCATGGAGGTGTCCTGTTGA
- the NDRG4 gene encoding protein NDRG4 isoform X23: protein MPECWDGEHDIETPYGLLHVVIRGSPKGNRPAILTYHDVGLNHKLCFNTFFNFEDMQEITKHFVVCHVDAPGQQVGASQFPQGYQFPSMEQLAAMLPSVVQHFGFKYVIGIGVGAGAYVLAKFALIFPDLVEGLVLVNIDPNGKGWIDWAATKLSGLTSTLPDTVLSHLFSQEELVNNTELVQSYRQQIGNVVNQANLQLFWNMYNSRRDLDINRPGTVPNAKTLRCPVMLVVGDNAPAEDGVVECNSKLDPITTTFLKMADSGGLPQVTQPGKLTEAFKYFLQGMGYMPSASMTRLARSRTASLTSASSVDGSRPQACTHSESSEGLGQVNHTMEVSC from the exons ATGCCGGAGTGCTGGGATGGG GAACATGACATCGAGACACCCTACGGCCTTCTGCACGTAGTGATCCGGGGCTCCCCCAAGGGGAACCGCCCAGCCATCCTCACCTACCATGATGTGGGCCTCAACC ACAAACTATGCTTCAACACCTTCTTCAACTTCGAGGACATGCAGGAGATCACCAAGCACTTTGTGGTGTGTCACGTGGATGCCCCTGGACAACAGGTGGGGGCGTCGCAGTTTCCTCAGGG GTACCAGTTCCCCTCCATGGAGCAGCTGGCTGCCATGCTCCCCAGCGTGGTGCAGCATTTCGG GTTCAAGTATGTGATTGGCATCGGAGTGGGCGCCGGAGCCTATGTGCTGGCCAAGTTTGCA CTCATCTTCCCCGACCTGGTGGAGGGGCTGGTGCTGGTGAACATTGACCCCAATGGCAAAGGCTGGATAGACTGGGCTGCCACCAAG CTCTCCGGCCTAACTAGCACTTTACCCGACACGGTGCTCTCCCACCTCTTCAGCCAG GAGGAGCTGGTGAACAACACAGAGTTGGTGCAGAGCTACCGGCAGCAGATTGGGAATGTGGTGAACCAGGCCAACCTGCAGCTCTTCTGGAACATGTACAACAG CCGCAGAGACCTGGACATTAACCGGCCTGGAACGGTGCCCAATGCCAAGACGCTCCG CTGCCCCGTGATGCTGGTGGTTGGGGATAATGCACCCGCTGAGGACGGGGTG GTGGAGTGCAACTCCAAACTGGACCCGATCACCACGACCTTCCTGAAG ATGGCAGACTCTGGAGggctgccccaggtcacacag CCAGGGAAGCTGACCGAAGCCTTCAAATACTTCCTGCAAGGCATGGGCTACA TGCCCTCGGCCAGCATGACCCGCCTGGCGCGCTCCCGCACTGCGTCCCTCACCAGTGCCAGCTCGGTGGATGGCAGCCGCCCACAGGCCTGCACCCACTCGGAGAGCAGCGAGGGGCTGGGCCAGGTCAACCACACCATGGAGGTGTCCTGTTGA
- the NDRG4 gene encoding protein NDRG4 isoform X2: protein MSTDCSLLLHDVTMAGLQELRFPEEKPLLRGQDATELESSDAFLLAADTDWKVGEGNAGAVKLAGLGDPRWSPGHLLSPGHQEHDIETPYGLLHVVIRGSPKGNRPAILTYHDVGLNHKLCFNTFFNFEDMQEITKHFVVCHVDAPGQQVGASQFPQGYQFPSMEQLAAMLPSVVQHFGFKYVIGIGVGAGAYVLAKFALIFPDLVEGLVLVNIDPNGKGWIDWAATKLSGLTSTLPDTVLSHLFSQEELVNNTELVQSYRQQIGNVVNQANLQLFWNMYNSRRDLDINRPGTVPNAKTLRCPVMLVVGDNAPAEDGVVECNSKLDPITTTFLKMADSGGLPQVTQPGKLTEAFKYFLQGMGYIAYLKDRRLSGGAVPSASMTRLARSRTASLTSASSVDGSRPQACTHSESSEGLGQVNHTMEVSC from the exons GAGAGCTCCGATGCCTTCCTCTTGGCTGCAGACACAGACTGGAAG GTGGGGGAAGGCAACGCTGGAGCCGTGAAGCTGGCAGGGCTAGGGGACCCCAGGTGGAGCCCAGGGCACCTCCTCTCGCCGGGGCATCAG GAACATGACATCGAGACACCCTACGGCCTTCTGCACGTAGTGATCCGGGGCTCCCCCAAGGGGAACCGCCCAGCCATCCTCACCTACCATGATGTGGGCCTCAACC ACAAACTATGCTTCAACACCTTCTTCAACTTCGAGGACATGCAGGAGATCACCAAGCACTTTGTGGTGTGTCACGTGGATGCCCCTGGACAACAGGTGGGGGCGTCGCAGTTTCCTCAGGG GTACCAGTTCCCCTCCATGGAGCAGCTGGCTGCCATGCTCCCCAGCGTGGTGCAGCATTTCGG GTTCAAGTATGTGATTGGCATCGGAGTGGGCGCCGGAGCCTATGTGCTGGCCAAGTTTGCA CTCATCTTCCCCGACCTGGTGGAGGGGCTGGTGCTGGTGAACATTGACCCCAATGGCAAAGGCTGGATAGACTGGGCTGCCACCAAG CTCTCCGGCCTAACTAGCACTTTACCCGACACGGTGCTCTCCCACCTCTTCAGCCAG GAGGAGCTGGTGAACAACACAGAGTTGGTGCAGAGCTACCGGCAGCAGATTGGGAATGTGGTGAACCAGGCCAACCTGCAGCTCTTCTGGAACATGTACAACAG CCGCAGAGACCTGGACATTAACCGGCCTGGAACGGTGCCCAATGCCAAGACGCTCCG CTGCCCCGTGATGCTGGTGGTTGGGGATAATGCACCCGCTGAGGACGGGGTG GTGGAGTGCAACTCCAAACTGGACCCGATCACCACGACCTTCCTGAAG ATGGCAGACTCTGGAGggctgccccaggtcacacag CCAGGGAAGCTGACCGAAGCCTTCAAATACTTCCTGCAAGGCATGGGCTACA TTGCGTACTTGAAGGACCGAAGGCTGAGTGGAGGAGCAG TGCCCTCGGCCAGCATGACCCGCCTGGCGCGCTCCCGCACTGCGTCCCTCACCAGTGCCAGCTCGGTGGATGGCAGCCGCCCACAGGCCTGCACCCACTCGGAGAGCAGCGAGGGGCTGGGCCAGGTCAACCACACCATGGAGGTGTCCTGTTGA